The genomic region ATTTAAACCCTGCAGAGTGACAAGGGGATTGTGCATCAGAagcaaaatacagaaaacatctCCTTGTGGCATTTACATGACAATCCTTAAGCACTCTTTGGATCCAGCTCTGACTAAAGCCATGTTCAGACATATGTCAATGTCAACAATGTCTATATTATTTATAGAactcatttaaaacaacttaGTTGACTAAAGTGCCTTACAAAGTAAAAGGTacaacaagaaaacagcaataCGCAATATATCATAatagtaatgataataaaatctGCTGggataaaaacaataaagaagAGATCTGCTTTTTACAATGATCTGCTTTTTACAATGGCTCGGCCGCCTCTGGTTACAAGTCTAGTTTTAGGCAGATCCAGGAGCAGCTGAATGGCTGAGCTCAGCTCCCCAGATGGAGGGTGAACATGAAGAATTGTCCGGGTCAGACATGTTCACATCAACATTCATGCGAAggctgttttctctctgttgtgttctgctacagcacatcaacactatAGCGTCGGCCCTCCTCAGCAAAAGCTCAAAAGTCTAAATCTTTTCcaacctgagatatttgtattcttttttttgcagccaTTACGTCACCCACTCGCTTGCTGtgaattttccagacattttcctgctgcgttctctttggctcactctgacctctgcCAGACATTTTACTAGCgggcaggaaaatgtccagacttcagtcagtgtctgaaagcagcttcaataCGTGAAGGTGAGTTTCTTTTCTAGAAAAGAACAAAGGTAACAGAACAAGCCGAACACTGACTGGTGTCTCAAGACCAGAGCTCCTGGTCTGATCCCTTATTCTCCTCTTTACAAGTGTGTTAATAAAGCTGTTGGaagttaatcaatcaatcaataaacttaaataacttttaaagaattaaaaaataaaaaatagagtTATTTTCAGTCCTGGACTATGTCATCTTCAGTAGATGCTGATGGAGGAGTAGCTCTGGTCGCTCTGGCAGGTGAAATAAGCAATCAGCTGACCGTTACAGATCATCAGGAACAAGCCGCTACCTACGGATCAACAGAAGAGAGCATTAAAGTCAGCCGAGCTAACAAAGACAGCTGCAATAAGTTACAGATAAGGTCTAATTTAATTTACCTAAAGCCAGCCACCACTGCCACACCATGGGGAACTCCAACATCACTGCAGcatggaaacaaaacacacagtttcACAACACGTTTGGTAACTTGTGTGAGTAACCTGgctggtgttgttgtgtttgtcctcACCGACACTGGTGATCGCAACATGCAGGAGAGTGACAGTGAGGGCGTAGTCCCACACCCGCCTCCTCACCACCGCGGCAAACAGGAGGCCACTGCAGAAGTAGGTGAGCTCCAAGGACAGGAGGTTCACTGAGGGAGaccaacacagagagaaaatgcaTCATCTGTTCAAAGTTCACACTCATCGTTCATTGTGTCGCCTGCGTTAGCGGCGCTCACCCAGGTATTTGGAGTTGGATTCAGTGGGCTCGGTCTTAAAGTCGAATGGGATCAGTCCGTCGAAGTGATCCAGCCTGAATGAAGAGAAATCACTGTTATTGGTCCAGATTGGTAAAGTGCTGAAAGTGCAATTAGTGTTAATGTGCCTTGAGCCCTTCAGGTAAATACACTGGGTCACAGGATGTGGACAAACTAACGTAAAACTCATGAAACAGGACTTTAAATCGGAGATAAACCTCCCTCCATCGTGCACCAGAGCTGTTTTTATGTGCTTTGTGTTAGGTCATACTCCTACAATGATGGCTCCATGGCCAGATTAACCTGGCAATTTGGCCCTTAGACAAAAATGAGACGCTCGGGTCCTATTGACCCCCAgttcctgctgctctgtgtgcaCTGCTgtcacctctcacctccacacacCCATTAAGTACCAACTGCACTTTATACATGACCTTGTGTTTTTCCAACAATCctatggtttgtgtgtgttattattttttaaacagatttattttggaATATTCACCACAAATAAAAGTTGATAAGAGAAACCCCTTTGTCACCATGAGTTAAGAATGCCTGAGACGTAATTTTGTTTGTAATCATGTTGTTTGGATGTACATATTCCACAATTTGGAATCTGCAAATTTGCCGTTGATGTGTTATCTTATTTGATAACACTTTATTGTACAGACACGGCAGCTTCCTGTAGCTTCTTTGAAAGGAACAGATATATAACTGTAAATGTATCTGACAGTTCCTGGAAATTACTGTAATTAGATAATAAAGATAAGGGAGGTGAGAACACGGCTCAGTTGGTTCAATTGTACAAATTAATTCCACTAAATTACTAGAGGGACCCAGATATTCATTCAATATTTCTACTAGATTACATTTTACAGTAGTCTTTCTAGACTCGACACAATGTATTAATATTGTTGCTAAATAAAGTGGTAATGCTCATTATAACTGTTGTGTTAACTGTTTAAACTACATGACGATGCCTTATATGCCATCATATAGTTGTGTGGTATTGAAACTAATAACCAAGCATGAGGATAAGCATTATGATCCGTTATTAGCCACACCCTGGTGATTATGGGGGATTGAGGTGCTTGTGTTTGGTGGGCAGCTTTCGTGAGTGCATTTTGCGTGGTGTATGCGTGTGCGCATGCGTGTGAGGGATTCAAACCTGAAGGCACCGAAGCACACGCTGGCGATCATGTAGAAGAGAGAGTAAAATATgagcagacacagcagcaggttgaggAGCACGGTCTGTGggacggagacacacacagagacaggggaGGAGACGTGATTTCACAACAACTCACTGTTTTATAATCTGTCAACaatacaacagacacacacacacagacaaacacacaacacgagCAAACCCCTGGAGCTGTGTGagcaagcagacacacaccaccactCTTTAACTGCTGCAGAACCTGACCTGCTGCACACTTTGGTTATTGATAACTGATGAATAATCGATGCATGTCACAATAAAACGCACACAACAGCCGCCTCTGCACCATCGATCTCCTCACGGCCACCGTGTCGCCCCGCACACACGCGTCCCCTCGTCCCTTCTTACCTTCGAGTCGACCGCTTTGCCTTTGAATGCCATCTCATGCTTGTTTATAGGCCCGAGCGAAATAATGCGGGGCTGCTGCGGGGATGCGCGACCCCGTTAATCCCGCGACTCACCGGATCTCTCGCGCCATCTAGCGGCGGAACGCAGGGCGCAGGCACGAAAGCGGCGCCCCTGCGTCCACAGCCCCGAGAGTCTGAACTCGTTTCACCTCGTATCGCTGCTTTCAAACACTCTCCCCTGCGTGCGTGCGCCAAGTGATCGCAGAGTCATTCATGCTACTGcaaacaaagtaatcaattaataaaatataaaaacacgcAGAGGGTGCCGTCTATTTCCTGGACATTTTCGTGCGAAAACGGCGAGATGTGCGAAACGTCCGTCAGAGGAGAGCCGCCCTGTGGTGGGAGGGATTGAACACTGCTGCAGGTTAGCTGGAGACGATCGTTTGTGTTGAAcaggagtctgtgtgtgtgtgttttgacacaacaaacacacataagtAACGATCGGTCCACAGTTGTGTCTTCAAATCATGTAAACACGTCCCCGAAGTACCACATGTCTTTGTGCGCAGGAGCTCAGGATCCCTgccagaataaaaaaacatgtctcCACGTTATATCACCCTGGATGTTATTGTTCATTACAGAGCTGAATAAGATGCACATGTGGTGCCCGTTCTCCCCGATTCCGCTCAGCGCGGCTTGTTTCCCTTTGTTATCgcatcatctcacacacacatggatgcgTGTTAGCAGTAGAATGTACAATTTGGCTGAAGATGTCACTTGAGGTGATTGTGACAGGGCTGATCTGATTTAATCCATCTCTCAGCTCCGGTGTGAACGGACCGATCGCAGCCTGAGCTCGGGAGCTGGAGGTTTGGGGCTTTGAggggtgtggggtgggggggaaacaACCGGTTTCCAGCCCGCAAGATGAGGCGGCGGCTCCCGGACGATAATGGGAGAACACTGCGGTCGGTCCCTGCGCTCCGCCGGTCCACACACACTTCTTaacaggggaggagggggagacttGTGCGTGCACCGGGTGAAACATGAGCCACGGTGCGAGTCCCGGTTGTATCGGCATGCGAAgtgacttttagtttttttattcgGGGGCCGTGTCGCGGCTGCTCACGCGCCTGGGATCGAGCCCAGATACAGAACTTTTCCGAGCCCCAAAGTTGTCAGGCAGCGCATCTTGCACGCATGCGCACATCCGTCCTCCGCTGCTCTAAATAAGAGTTAAAACAGAAACGAGGTGAGttccacattttttttaaaaacaacaccgcagctaaacacattttatttccacgAGCCGAGGAGACATTTGAAAAGCCGACATTCGTGCTCCTCCGAGGGGTCAGTTCACATTTATTTCCCTCTGTGATTTAAAACGGAGAGAATAAatcgtttttgttttttctcccccaAGTTTCTATTGAAGAAATTAAATGAAGCAACAATGGAGACAGGAGCGTCGTGTTGTTGCGAGTGTTCGTGTTGCTGAGGGAAATATTCGCGTGAGGTAAAATGCGTTTTCCTGCTGTTATTATCCGGGGAAACTTATTTATTACATATTGTCCCTAGCTGGCTGCATCCAGTCACAATGCTATGGAGGCTAGCCGCGGAGCTAACCCCCCTCCGTACGTTCAGCTGGGCGGAGTGGAGCTAGCTGCCTGATAGCTTCATGTCAGCGGTAGCTAGCAACCTGGGCTGACATTCCGTGACAAGGGGAAAGTGAAGAAAATCGCCGGAGCGAAGGAAAACACCAAGTCGGGAAATTACACCGCAAACATCGGCTCCTGTTCGACGCGTAGTGGCTCCGCGCGGTTTGTTTAAATGGGTAACTTGAGTAATTTACATAGTTTAAACGTGTTGGTGGCCTCTTCCTATGCTCCGCCATTTTGTATAAGACGAATGCTAATCATGGGCGCTCTTGAATACACTTTATTTATGGGCAGAATAAAACTGGGCTGCGAGGAGCGGAGTCAAACTTCCCCCAGGCGCAGTGGTCCGGCCTGTTGTTTACTTTGCACATGGTTATGGCCGCGGTGCAAGCCCCTAAGCATCCCTTAATTCATTGTTGATCCTGCGTCAACACTAAAACGTTATATCGCAATATTAGTCGGATTAAAACGTGTTGAAGTTTGGCCGCTCGGCGCAGCAAACAGTGTTCTCCTCAAATGTGATAAACAAGCGATCGCGTCGTTTGTTTGTTACCAGGCGAACGGCGGATTTGAGGAGATACtgataaaacaagaaaaagatGAACTTGTGTGGTTAACTTAAAGTTGAGGCGTCTCTTCTTGCCTCTGACAGTGATCGGGGTGGAGGTTCGGTCTAACGAGGCCGGTTGTGCGCGTATCCGCCCGCGTGTTGACCagcaaaacattattattattgactgTTTTGTCTGAAATCGAAGTGCATGGTGTCTCCTGCGAGCCGGCGCACAGTCGCCATCTAGCGGTGATGCTGCGCAGTGCTGTGTACAAGTGCAGGTAGACACTGTGTGTGGAGCTCAACGCAGGTATCATGATGAtcacacacagggaacacaaGAGATACAgaccaaacagacaaaaaacaaaggCGTGATTAGATTTTGCCCCTGAAGCTGTCTCATCCatcatttttgtatattttgcaCATCTGTAATGTATAAGGTTGATGTATGACAGTGTTTTTAAACCTGGCTTTTCTGTTTTTGCAGGTCAGGGGTTATTAGAGGAGTGGGAATGACCGACACTCCACCCAGCGATGGACCCTCCCAGAGTTCGGAGTTTGACATGATGGGTGCTCTGGACTGGAAGGACGGTATCGCCACTCTcccaggaagtgacatcagggtATATGAGAGACATATGTTTGTGTTCACGTCCAGAATTCGTCATTTACTATTTGTGTATATTTCACTGATTACACACAGATTTGTCTTTGTGGTTTTAAGTGTTTCCGTGTGAAGGGAGAACATATTGCTTGAAAGGGTGATTTGGACAATAAAATTAtatctcataaaaaaaaaatagatgtctCTGTATCGAAAATGTTCACAGTAAGTAATTTTTTCCTGAATGAAGGTTGTGGTATTAAACTCTTCCTTCTAGACAGAGAATGCAGTAGATCAATTATTTCTTACTTGAAACAAAGACCACATCTGCAAGTATcatagacaaaaacaaatagtTTCAAAAAAGAATAAGGACAAATGCCGATGTTAGGGAGTGTGACGATTGCTTCGGTTGTCATTTGGAGAAAAGCTGAATGAAATTACCACCTCGGCTTAACAATGTCCTTGTAGCAACGCTGATAAGCatatctgcttttcttttctttgtgccTTTCAGTTCCGCATGACGGAGTTTGGGACTCTTGAGATTGTCACAGACCCAGAGGTCAAAGGGCGAACGGCAGAGCCTAAACGGGAAACCTTGGACCCAGCTCCGACTCACACG from Pleuronectes platessa chromosome 10, fPlePla1.1, whole genome shotgun sequence harbors:
- the LOC128449615 gene encoding transmembrane protein 244 → MAFKGKAVDSKTVLLNLLLCLLIFYSLFYMIASVCFGAFRLDHFDGLIPFDFKTEPTESNSKYLVNLLSLELTYFCSGLLFAAVVRRRVWDYALTVTLLHVAITSVVMLEFPMVWQWWLALGSGLFLMICNGQLIAYFTCQSDQSYSSISIY